One window from the genome of Bdellovibrio sp. NC01 encodes:
- a CDS encoding PstS family phosphate ABC transporter substrate-binding protein — MKFVLSSLLVLAAVSARAENLIKIDGSSTVFPVTEAVSEEFQTFTKGATKVTVGVSGTGGGFKKFCRGETDVQDASRPITKEEMASCREAKINYFELPIAFDAIAIVVNPKNNWVNEITREELKKMWEPAAQGKIMTWKQVNAKWPDEKLSLFGASTDNGTFDYFTEAIVEKSKSSRGDYTAAVDHNTRVMGVNSQKGALGYIPFAYYVANKDKLKLLGVIGGDKAPSKKAVLPSEQTVISGTYFPLSRPIFIYVNQASMNKPEVKQYVEFYLDKAAEMSKQVQYIPLPAKAYTTAKEHLKKQKLGTVFGGEAQVGMTIDQILKKEATF, encoded by the coding sequence ATGAAGTTCGTTCTTAGTTCATTACTAGTTCTAGCAGCGGTTTCTGCACGTGCAGAAAATCTAATTAAAATTGACGGTTCAAGCACAGTGTTTCCTGTGACTGAAGCCGTTTCTGAAGAATTTCAAACTTTCACTAAAGGTGCGACGAAAGTAACTGTAGGTGTTTCGGGTACTGGTGGTGGTTTCAAAAAATTCTGCCGTGGTGAAACGGATGTTCAAGATGCTTCTCGCCCTATCACAAAAGAAGAAATGGCTTCTTGCCGCGAAGCTAAAATCAATTACTTTGAATTGCCAATCGCTTTCGACGCGATCGCAATCGTAGTAAACCCAAAAAACAATTGGGTTAACGAAATCACTCGTGAAGAGTTGAAAAAAATGTGGGAACCAGCAGCTCAGGGCAAAATCATGACTTGGAAACAAGTGAATGCTAAATGGCCTGACGAAAAGTTGTCTTTATTTGGTGCAAGCACTGACAACGGAACTTTCGACTACTTCACTGAAGCTATCGTAGAGAAATCTAAATCTTCTCGTGGTGACTACACGGCAGCGGTTGATCACAACACGCGTGTTATGGGTGTGAACTCACAAAAAGGTGCGTTGGGTTACATTCCGTTTGCATACTACGTAGCTAACAAAGACAAATTGAAATTGTTGGGCGTCATCGGTGGCGACAAAGCTCCTTCGAAAAAAGCAGTTCTTCCAAGTGAACAAACTGTGATTTCGGGAACTTACTTCCCATTGTCTCGTCCAATCTTCATCTACGTAAACCAAGCTTCTATGAACAAACCAGAAGTGAAACAATATGTTGAGTTTTACTTGGATAAAGCGGCTGAAATGTCGAAACAAGTTCAATACATCCCACTTCCAGCAAAAGCTTACACGACAGCGAAAGAGCATTTGAAAAAACAAAAATTGGGAACTGTATTCGGTGGCGAAGCTCAAGTGGGTATGACTATCGATCAGATCTTGAAAAAAGAAGCTACATTCTAA
- a CDS encoding glutathione S-transferase family protein, which translates to MAYHKHSDVPEFDLIIGDKTFSSWSMRAWLVAVQSGLPFKEICIKLDQKDTAAKIAKYSPSGKIPALRQGKRIIWDSLAIAEYLNELSPEAKLWPEDAGTRALARSYASEMHAGFPILRSQMSMDLSLRTEIHHLSHGAIHEINRILEMWKTALKVSEGPYLFGDFCIADAFFAPVVFRFISYGIKIKDPMIRAYMKNIENHHGVMFWVQDAKSEKPKAAVF; encoded by the coding sequence ATGGCTTACCACAAACACAGCGACGTTCCTGAATTTGATTTGATCATTGGCGATAAAACTTTTTCTTCATGGTCAATGCGTGCGTGGTTAGTAGCTGTACAATCGGGCCTGCCGTTTAAAGAAATCTGCATCAAGCTTGATCAGAAAGACACAGCGGCGAAAATCGCAAAGTATTCCCCTTCAGGAAAAATCCCAGCTTTGCGCCAAGGTAAAAGAATCATCTGGGATTCTTTGGCCATCGCTGAATATCTAAATGAACTTTCACCGGAAGCAAAGTTGTGGCCTGAAGATGCTGGCACGCGTGCGCTGGCGCGCAGTTATGCTTCTGAAATGCATGCGGGCTTTCCGATTCTACGTTCGCAAATGAGCATGGATTTAAGCCTGCGCACAGAGATTCATCATCTGTCACACGGTGCGATTCATGAAATCAATCGTATTCTGGAAATGTGGAAGACCGCTTTGAAGGTCAGTGAAGGGCCCTACTTATTTGGTGACTTCTGTATCGCGGACGCGTTCTTTGCGCCGGTGGTGTTCAGATTTATTTCATATGGAATTAAGATCAAAGATCCAATGATTCGCGCCTACATGAAGAACATCGAAAACCATCACGGTGTGATGTTCTGGGTGCAAGACGCGAAATCTGAAAAACCGAAAGCAGCCGTTTTTTAA
- a CDS encoding adenylate/guanylate cyclase domain-containing protein — protein sequence MRIPISTKLITVTILILVASTSTITYISSKYFEKKSSEQVDISNLESAAAKAKEVDNIIASLVDKARVSGSLLMKGASANEDLDFNFSKDKNFIALEVLKLDGSTVQTVARKVKEDVFKPYSLTGAYLVNVRAWQKFPIRTVAQGSIEIKNASYPKAPAMITIGLPLVRDAQGKITHVVLADVALAPLEKPFTDPSERTQYLIDRQGELLAHKEEQKAISRLSMATSPFVMKALAQKSPQFQTKFKDSDTGENYFGASVKTSYGVTIVSQTSEAAILEVSNEVKRRAIFVAGSAISMAIFFIFLFSMTLTSPIEKLAEMIKMVSKGNFDVKARAKVRSHDEVGDLAEAFDHMTEGLKERDKVKSLFSKFHGSSVAEDLIGKDIGVGGQNKDVVVFFSDIRGFTAFSEKRSPEEVVEMLNEYFGVMVKIINQHGGVVDKFIGDAIMAVWGAPRSSDRDAHNAVRACLEMRRNLDALNEKRIARGQPAINIGMGLHAGKAISGTIGSDERMEYTVIGNTVNTASRIEASTKAFGADLLVTDSVIEKVGEDFKVELAGAAEVKGRSEAIKMYKVRAYREADGSYVEVKTPYSDYEAEAADKVKIQKDAA from the coding sequence ATGAGAATTCCTATCTCAACAAAACTCATCACGGTGACGATCCTGATTCTGGTAGCCTCTACCAGCACGATCACTTACATCTCGTCAAAATACTTTGAAAAGAAGTCTTCAGAGCAAGTCGACATTTCGAACTTGGAATCTGCTGCGGCGAAAGCCAAAGAAGTTGATAACATCATCGCTTCCCTGGTCGATAAAGCCCGCGTGTCTGGTTCCCTGTTGATGAAAGGTGCTTCTGCGAATGAAGACCTTGATTTCAACTTCTCTAAGGATAAAAACTTTATTGCTTTGGAAGTTTTGAAACTTGATGGCAGTACTGTGCAAACAGTGGCGCGCAAAGTGAAAGAAGACGTTTTTAAACCTTACAGCCTGACAGGTGCTTACCTGGTGAATGTTCGTGCGTGGCAGAAATTCCCAATCCGCACGGTGGCTCAAGGTAGCATTGAAATTAAAAATGCCTCTTACCCAAAAGCTCCTGCGATGATCACAATTGGTTTGCCTTTGGTGCGCGATGCTCAAGGTAAAATCACACACGTGGTTTTAGCTGACGTAGCACTGGCTCCCCTTGAAAAACCATTTACCGATCCTTCAGAACGCACGCAGTACTTGATTGATCGTCAGGGCGAATTGCTTGCTCATAAAGAAGAACAAAAAGCGATTTCTCGTTTAAGTATGGCGACATCACCATTCGTGATGAAGGCTTTGGCGCAGAAGTCTCCGCAATTCCAAACGAAGTTTAAAGATTCTGATACTGGCGAAAACTATTTTGGTGCCTCTGTTAAAACTTCTTATGGCGTGACGATCGTATCGCAAACGTCGGAAGCAGCGATCCTAGAAGTATCGAACGAGGTGAAACGCCGAGCGATCTTCGTTGCGGGCTCTGCCATTTCGATGGCGATCTTCTTTATCTTTTTGTTCTCTATGACACTCACTTCGCCGATTGAAAAATTGGCGGAAATGATCAAGATGGTTTCTAAAGGTAACTTCGACGTAAAAGCCCGCGCGAAAGTGCGTTCGCATGACGAAGTGGGTGACTTGGCCGAAGCCTTTGACCACATGACTGAAGGTTTGAAGGAACGCGATAAAGTTAAAAGCTTATTCTCGAAATTCCATGGCTCTTCGGTTGCGGAAGACTTGATCGGCAAAGACATCGGTGTCGGTGGTCAAAATAAAGACGTTGTGGTTTTCTTCTCGGACATTCGTGGTTTCACGGCGTTTTCTGAAAAACGTTCGCCAGAAGAAGTTGTCGAGATGTTGAATGAATACTTTGGTGTGATGGTTAAAATCATCAATCAACATGGCGGTGTCGTCGATAAATTTATCGGTGACGCGATCATGGCTGTTTGGGGTGCCCCACGTTCTTCGGATCGTGATGCCCACAATGCGGTTCGTGCATGTTTGGAAATGCGTCGCAATCTGGATGCTTTAAATGAAAAACGTATTGCTCGCGGTCAACCGGCGATTAACATCGGTATGGGTTTGCATGCTGGTAAAGCAATTTCTGGTACGATTGGTTCTGACGAGCGTATGGAGTACACGGTTATCGGTAACACCGTGAATACCGCTTCCCGTATCGAAGCTTCAACAAAAGCTTTCGGCGCGGATTTGCTGGTAACGGATTCAGTTATCGAAAAAGTCGGCGAAGATTTCAAAGTCGAACTAGCCGGTGCGGCGGAAGTCAAAGGACGTTCAGAAGCAATTAAGATGTACAAAGTGCGCGCATATCGCGAAGCCGACGGCTCTTACGTCGAAGTCAAAACTCCTTATTCTGACTATGAAGCAGAAGCCGCTGATAAAGTGAAGATTCAGAAGGACGCCGCTTAA
- the greB gene encoding transcription elongation factor GreB — MDNTKNYITPEGLAKLKAEYNELMHVERPKLVEVVAWAASNGDRSENADYQYGKRRLREIDRRVHFLTKRLEDAEVVDPKLMKGEKVLFSATVTLSTEEGDELVYQIVGEDEFDVKQGKISWKSPVARALLGKKIGDEVKLVKPSGEDFVTIENVEFK; from the coding sequence ATGGACAACACAAAAAACTACATCACACCTGAAGGCCTGGCGAAATTGAAAGCTGAATACAACGAGCTGATGCACGTTGAGCGCCCGAAGCTTGTGGAAGTCGTTGCGTGGGCCGCCTCGAATGGTGATCGTTCCGAAAATGCTGACTATCAATACGGGAAACGTCGTCTGCGTGAGATCGATCGTCGCGTGCATTTTCTGACGAAGCGCCTAGAAGACGCTGAAGTTGTTGATCCAAAACTCATGAAGGGCGAGAAAGTTTTGTTTAGTGCGACCGTGACGTTGTCGACTGAAGAAGGCGATGAACTTGTTTATCAAATCGTGGGTGAAGACGAGTTTGACGTGAAACAAGGGAAGATTTCTTGGAAGTCTCCGGTTGCACGTGCGTTATTAGGAAAAAAAATTGGTGATGAAGTAAAACTCGTCAAACCGTCGGGCGAAGACTTCGTAACTATTGAGAATGTCGAATTTAAGTAA
- a CDS encoding DUF3465 domain-containing protein has translation MKVLGKVAFLVLTLTLTISTAEAKRRSNNEVYDPRTSNEGFRDKHNYPNDGQQQQVVDSSAGDADIVRAVNAQKRVNFVEGSGMVVIKVLPDDNEGLKHQKWIVRLSNGKQMQAVYNSDEDLCPRIPIKVGDVVAMGGMFLWTNQGGLLHWLHHDPRGNRPDGYVQLNGKFYCKD, from the coding sequence ATGAAAGTTTTGGGCAAAGTAGCGTTCCTAGTTCTGACTCTTACTCTGACAATTTCAACTGCGGAAGCGAAACGTAGATCGAACAATGAAGTTTACGATCCACGCACAAGCAACGAAGGTTTCCGTGATAAACACAACTATCCAAATGATGGCCAACAACAACAAGTCGTTGATTCATCTGCAGGTGATGCTGATATCGTAAGAGCTGTGAATGCTCAAAAACGAGTGAACTTCGTAGAAGGTTCGGGCATGGTTGTGATTAAAGTCTTGCCTGATGACAACGAAGGTTTGAAACACCAAAAATGGATCGTACGTCTTTCTAATGGCAAGCAAATGCAAGCTGTGTATAATTCAGATGAAGACTTGTGCCCACGTATTCCAATTAAAGTTGGCGACGTCGTAGCAATGGGTGGCATGTTCTTGTGGACGAACCAAGGTGGTTTGCTTCACTGGTTGCATCACGATCCGCGCGGTAATCGTCCAGACGGTTACGTGCAATTAAATGGAAAGTTCTATTGCAAAGACTAG
- a CDS encoding YheT family hydrolase: MQRLDLISLQAPFWAASGHGQTLWGHFLKSPMLDELGQNLEVDLPDGDRLFCFYHQGHTNVVVSLYHGLSGDVYADYMQRTAILCRKLGHTVVLVNHRGAGHGAAHARHPYHSGRSEDVSEVLKVLRQKFPGKKQIAIGYSMSANILLCLVGGYKGDEKPDGAITVNAPLNLLQGAKLLKTGLNRIYDIRFVNRLRENIEYKYKNGLISKRYEIPRFASIWDFDNIYTADAAGFKDREDYYQSCSAKFYLSNITTPTYMLTAADDPFVSVVDYREAVLPKNVHLHIENSGGHLGYLTSKPTPLGSNRWLDYYLHEAINGMTQTLGV; this comes from the coding sequence TTGCAAAGACTAGATCTTATTTCATTACAAGCTCCGTTCTGGGCCGCTAGCGGTCACGGACAGACATTGTGGGGGCATTTTTTAAAATCCCCTATGCTTGATGAACTTGGACAAAATTTAGAAGTCGATCTTCCTGACGGGGATCGACTTTTTTGTTTTTATCATCAGGGCCATACGAATGTTGTGGTCAGTCTTTACCACGGTTTGAGTGGTGACGTTTACGCCGATTACATGCAAAGAACAGCGATCTTGTGTCGCAAGCTTGGGCACACCGTTGTTCTAGTGAATCATCGCGGTGCCGGTCACGGTGCTGCGCACGCGCGACATCCTTATCACTCGGGTCGCAGCGAAGATGTCTCTGAGGTTTTAAAAGTTCTTCGTCAAAAGTTTCCAGGCAAAAAACAGATCGCGATCGGCTATTCGATGAGTGCCAACATTTTGTTGTGCCTGGTCGGTGGTTACAAGGGTGACGAAAAACCTGATGGTGCAATCACGGTGAATGCGCCGCTGAACTTGTTGCAAGGTGCGAAACTTTTGAAAACAGGCTTGAATCGTATTTACGATATTCGTTTCGTGAATCGCTTGCGTGAAAATATTGAATACAAATATAAGAATGGTTTGATTTCCAAACGCTATGAAATTCCGCGTTTCGCTTCGATTTGGGATTTCGACAATATCTACACAGCAGACGCTGCGGGATTTAAAGATCGCGAAGATTATTATCAATCATGTTCTGCTAAATTTTATCTTTCCAATATCACGACACCGACCTACATGCTGACAGCCGCCGATGACCCCTTTGTATCAGTGGTCGATTATCGTGAAGCGGTTCTGCCAAAGAACGTGCACTTGCATATCGAAAACAGTGGTGGGCATTTGGGTTATCTGACAAGCAAGCCAACACCATTAGGATCAAATCGTTGGCTTGATTACTATTTGCATGAAGCAATTAACGGAATGACTCAGACGTTGGGAGTTTGA
- a CDS encoding glycosyltransferase family 2 protein: protein MISLLLIVWMETTVSTPHCSLIIYLAKDADLLKTFMRDLRSFFGKFPVNYEVIAIVEKGAKLSLQAITEESALSSEKERIVIKQNTKKLGRAKSLIRGLSEATAPAMLIVNAEMASPLGDVFKLWQHLITEEQVDITWGNRYSKKDSPFMTSASPRVRTEHFFNNIMRSKEPEAIQDPLCEVLAIKKTAWQKIYHEISLGAVRGWYLSPALQRCPSFHKLNVIEVPIFDSGAMSHSYSTWIERWHLMRQANAQSDSAEKTQTPNV from the coding sequence ATGATTTCATTGTTACTTATCGTATGGATGGAAACCACTGTGTCAACCCCTCACTGCTCATTAATCATCTATCTTGCGAAAGACGCGGATTTGCTAAAGACCTTCATGCGTGATTTGCGCAGTTTCTTTGGTAAATTCCCGGTAAACTATGAAGTGATCGCGATAGTCGAAAAAGGTGCAAAACTAAGCCTGCAAGCCATCACAGAGGAAAGTGCATTATCATCCGAAAAAGAACGCATCGTCATTAAACAAAACACTAAAAAACTAGGGCGCGCAAAAAGCCTGATCCGCGGGCTTTCGGAAGCGACTGCTCCCGCGATGCTGATTGTGAATGCAGAAATGGCCTCACCTCTGGGCGATGTGTTTAAATTATGGCAGCATCTGATCACTGAAGAGCAAGTCGACATCACCTGGGGCAATCGCTACAGCAAAAAAGATTCGCCGTTCATGACGTCGGCAAGTCCACGCGTGCGCACAGAGCATTTCTTTAACAACATCATGCGTAGCAAAGAGCCGGAAGCCATTCAAGATCCATTGTGTGAAGTTTTGGCGATTAAGAAAACAGCATGGCAGAAAATTTATCACGAGATCAGCTTAGGGGCCGTTCGTGGTTGGTATTTAAGCCCGGCTTTGCAGCGCTGCCCAAGCTTTCATAAATTGAATGTCATTGAAGTCCCGATTTTTGATTCAGGTGCGATGTCGCATTCTTATTCCACATGGATCGAGCGCTGGCATCTTATGCGTCAAGCAAATGCCCAGTCAGATTCGGCAGAGAAAACTCAAACTCCCAACGTCTGA
- a CDS encoding flippase activity-associated protein Agl23 — MKSSQVTKISQYGLWLVILLLALVSRFYDITNKPLHFDEGINGWFVLQMAKMGFYKYDPVNYHGPMYFYMLQFFEFLWGRSIATLRALPATFSVLAVMIFTFSFLRSRAMQWIMVGFVMISPAFLFFGRSGIHEMPFVFFQLLFALGILRWGEEQDNKSLDLLLVGLFGMMTLKETWVLTVASFVVGILFLGPKEWREQLSFKKLKAAWSQGTTALLVFLLIFFIAFFTGFLRNPSGLFDFVKAFLPWMKTGVGETGHNKEFMYWLKTLFVAEPLVLIGVVMAFAGLMMKESALRLMSAYSLTLLLLYSLIPYKTVWCILSIVWGFYFVLAMWLVKIFTMNHRPALRWVAVAVVIAVLPLQVRSDYLGVYRNPISMEHPYVYVNSTYEQKHIQELILETLKAQPKLQDELIQVGMKEQWPWPWVLRFLPGVRYDLCGKNLVANALVYFCDMKDATDVESQLDHPYMRITMPMRQSKEFSLVYLRKNIFDGKYDGQYDLVGPDEGDSE; from the coding sequence ATGAAATCATCTCAGGTCACGAAAATCTCTCAATATGGTCTTTGGCTTGTCATTCTTCTGTTGGCGTTGGTCAGTCGTTTCTATGATATCACGAATAAGCCACTGCATTTCGATGAAGGCATAAATGGTTGGTTCGTTTTGCAAATGGCGAAGATGGGTTTCTACAAATACGATCCGGTCAATTATCACGGGCCCATGTATTTCTATATGTTGCAGTTCTTCGAGTTTTTGTGGGGGCGTAGTATCGCAACCCTTCGAGCCTTGCCTGCGACATTCTCGGTTTTGGCGGTGATGATTTTTACCTTTAGCTTCCTTCGTTCGCGCGCTATGCAGTGGATCATGGTGGGCTTTGTGATGATCAGCCCGGCATTTCTATTTTTCGGCAGATCGGGAATTCATGAAATGCCGTTCGTATTTTTCCAATTGTTATTTGCATTGGGAATTTTGCGTTGGGGTGAAGAGCAAGATAATAAATCTTTAGATCTGTTGCTTGTTGGTTTATTTGGCATGATGACGCTGAAAGAGACCTGGGTTTTGACGGTTGCCTCATTCGTCGTCGGTATTTTGTTCTTAGGTCCCAAAGAGTGGCGTGAGCAATTGTCTTTTAAAAAATTGAAAGCGGCGTGGTCGCAAGGCACGACGGCGTTGCTCGTGTTTTTGCTGATTTTCTTTATCGCCTTTTTCACAGGTTTCTTGCGTAATCCTTCGGGCCTTTTTGATTTTGTAAAAGCCTTCTTGCCGTGGATGAAGACGGGTGTTGGCGAAACCGGGCACAACAAAGAATTCATGTATTGGCTTAAAACTCTGTTTGTTGCAGAGCCCTTGGTGCTGATCGGTGTTGTGATGGCGTTCGCGGGTTTGATGATGAAAGAAAGCGCACTGCGTTTGATGAGTGCCTATTCTTTGACGCTTTTATTGTTGTACTCGCTGATTCCTTACAAAACGGTGTGGTGCATTCTTTCGATTGTGTGGGGCTTTTATTTTGTCCTCGCCATGTGGTTGGTAAAAATCTTTACCATGAATCATCGCCCGGCGTTACGTTGGGTGGCGGTTGCGGTGGTGATTGCCGTTTTACCATTGCAAGTGCGTAGCGATTATTTGGGCGTTTATCGAAATCCGATCTCGATGGAACACCCTTACGTTTACGTGAATTCCACTTACGAGCAAAAGCATATTCAAGAACTGATTTTAGAGACGCTTAAAGCTCAGCCAAAGCTGCAAGACGAGCTTATTCAAGTCGGCATGAAGGAGCAATGGCCATGGCCGTGGGTTTTACGCTTCTTGCCGGGCGTTCGCTATGATCTGTGCGGAAAAAACTTAGTTGCAAATGCTCTGGTTTATTTTTGTGATATGAAAGATGCCACAGACGTGGAATCGCAGTTGGACCATCCTTACATGCGTATCACTATGCCGATGCGTCAATCGAAGGAGTTTTCTTTGGTCTACTTACGAAAAAATATCTTTGACGGAAAGTACGACGGACAGTACGACCTTGTTGGACCTGATGAGGGAGACAGCGAATGA
- a CDS encoding transglycosylase SLT domain-containing protein, which yields MISALLLSLMTAHAAPAAPSAASSTKPVQKVDLEKDLKSSGFINLYDTAAIKKGTKLSPLAQLKSYEIQLKWSQCSEAAPKVFNSHKDVRGWIALTWLHCLTQEKSENSAAEERALKVIAKNPELFRDGPWANDLWQAWVAKELDRLETAVKAKKKVDSEIELLLDSPNELSKEQKSEAYQLLGDLAIARNDYKEAKFLFEEAQFQKDSKYISDRLEFLAKTQGLTTPAKATTSGIEAAGEDGKLEERIRLSLKQNDLIPALKDVIALLNQYPASRAARRMKDKPLEIYNSASTEVVQQKALHEMQDADASRLLDWAQNLHRKLDYEGALALAQKAYEKNPQAPTVTSSLWVAGRSAHFLGKYDLALDLYSKLFTYNAGSDEAAEALFRSSLIYYRKKDFTTASALLERLLQQSRDRYDLNGQYWLVRALEQSNKERAQKTAQTLIDKYPFSYYGMRLRAEANGGKLVWPEQPEKAPELANELYLVGGQKKAWARFNTLSEAGWTTEAHAEVQEGPYIKDPTLKVRFAQKLAERHQYFTAIKMLNDALENDPTLRRQEFLKIGYPNVFDSLYAKESSRYGVDAVLLKSLTRQESGFNMRAVSTSNALGLMQMIPPTAQEVSRKLGIQVSLPDDMFRPEVNIPMGSFYVSQMLDQFQGNVPFALAAYNAGPHRLKTWMSAREEVQALVAQPSSSPENELWFDELPWNETSFYVKAILRNVLIYRMLGKDSYAVGPVLWQDLLSKKAK from the coding sequence ATGATTTCAGCACTTTTATTAAGCCTCATGACAGCTCATGCGGCGCCGGCTGCGCCATCGGCAGCATCATCGACGAAGCCTGTGCAAAAAGTTGATCTTGAAAAAGATTTGAAGTCATCAGGCTTCATCAATCTTTACGATACAGCGGCCATCAAAAAGGGCACAAAGCTTTCACCATTGGCACAACTAAAAAGTTATGAAATCCAATTGAAGTGGAGTCAGTGTTCTGAAGCCGCACCCAAAGTTTTCAATTCGCACAAAGACGTGCGCGGTTGGATCGCTTTGACGTGGTTGCACTGCTTGACTCAAGAAAAATCTGAAAACTCGGCGGCTGAAGAGCGCGCTTTGAAAGTCATCGCAAAAAATCCTGAACTTTTCAGAGACGGCCCGTGGGCCAATGATTTGTGGCAAGCGTGGGTTGCAAAAGAATTAGATCGTCTTGAAACAGCGGTGAAAGCGAAAAAGAAAGTCGATTCTGAAATTGAACTTCTTTTGGATAGTCCCAACGAATTAAGCAAAGAACAAAAGTCTGAAGCCTATCAATTGCTAGGTGATCTTGCGATTGCCCGCAATGACTACAAAGAAGCAAAATTCCTTTTTGAAGAAGCGCAATTTCAGAAAGATTCAAAATATATTTCGGATCGCCTGGAATTTTTGGCGAAGACTCAAGGTTTAACGACTCCGGCGAAAGCCACAACTTCAGGAATTGAAGCAGCGGGCGAGGATGGGAAACTTGAAGAGCGCATTCGTTTGTCACTGAAGCAAAACGATTTAATTCCAGCATTGAAAGATGTGATCGCGTTATTAAATCAATACCCAGCATCGCGTGCGGCTCGCCGTATGAAAGATAAGCCGCTTGAGATTTACAATTCTGCAAGCACAGAGGTGGTGCAACAAAAAGCACTTCATGAAATGCAAGATGCGGATGCTTCACGCCTTCTTGATTGGGCGCAAAACCTGCATCGTAAATTGGATTACGAGGGCGCGTTGGCTCTAGCGCAAAAAGCTTACGAAAAAAATCCGCAAGCTCCGACAGTGACAAGCAGCTTGTGGGTTGCAGGTCGTTCGGCGCATTTTTTGGGTAAGTATGATTTGGCTTTGGACCTTTACAGCAAGCTTTTCACTTACAATGCGGGCTCAGATGAAGCAGCGGAAGCGTTGTTCCGCTCCAGTTTGATTTATTATCGCAAAAAAGATTTTACAACGGCGTCAGCATTGCTTGAAAGATTGTTACAGCAATCGCGTGATCGTTACGATCTGAATGGTCAGTATTGGTTAGTGCGTGCGCTTGAGCAGTCGAATAAAGAGCGTGCTCAGAAAACCGCGCAAACTTTGATCGATAAATATCCATTTTCATACTACGGCATGCGTTTGCGTGCGGAAGCGAATGGTGGAAAGCTCGTGTGGCCGGAACAACCTGAAAAAGCTCCTGAGCTCGCAAATGAGCTTTATCTTGTTGGTGGTCAGAAAAAAGCATGGGCTCGTTTCAATACTTTGTCTGAAGCGGGATGGACGACAGAAGCTCACGCAGAAGTGCAAGAGGGTCCGTACATCAAAGATCCAACTTTGAAAGTGCGCTTTGCACAGAAGTTAGCGGAACGTCATCAATATTTCACTGCGATCAAAATGTTGAACGATGCTTTGGAAAATGATCCAACTTTGCGTCGCCAAGAATTTTTGAAAATCGGTTATCCGAATGTATTCGATTCTCTTTATGCGAAAGAATCTTCACGTTATGGCGTTGATGCGGTTTTGCTGAAAAGTCTGACTCGTCAGGAAAGTGGCTTTAATATGCGCGCAGTTTCAACTTCGAACGCATTGGGCTTGATGCAAATGATTCCGCCCACAGCGCAAGAAGTGTCGCGCAAATTGGGCATTCAAGTCAGTCTTCCAGACGATATGTTCCGTCCTGAAGTGAATATCCCGATGGGCTCGTTCTATGTTTCCCAGATGTTAGACCAGTTCCAAGGAAATGTGCCATTTGCACTCGCAGCTTATAATGCAGGACCCCATCGTTTGAAAACGTGGATGAGTGCGCGTGAAGAAGTGCAAGCTCTTGTCGCTCAACCCTCGAGTTCTCCAGAGAACGAGTTGTGGTTTGACGAGTTGCCTTGGAATGAGACGAGCTTCTATGTGAAGGCGATTTTGCGAAACGTCCTTATTTATCGCATGCTCGGAAAAGATTCTTACGCCGTTGGTCCAGTACTTTGGCAGGATTTGCTGTCTAAAAAGGCAAAATAA